AAAGCCTTGCCTGCCTGCGATCCGGATCGTTGCGGAATTGAGCGGTTTACCGGAAGTATCAGCAACTTCACCCGTAACGTTGACAGGGATTTTGGGAGCTGTTACAGGTTTTACGGGTTGTGCCGGGTTCTTCCTGCTGACAACAACCATTTTTTCCTGCAGTTCATAGGCAAGCGGCTGTTCATCAAATATTTTTTTCAGGACCAGCTTCAGTTCTTCCTGCTGCACGGAGATAGTTACGGGCCTGGCGTAGGTGATCACGCCATCAGGCAGCACGAAATCATAACCGGTCTGGTTGCTGATCTTTTCTATGACGGAAAGGAGCGTGCTGTTCTTTTCCGATAAAGTGACTTTCTGCAGCAAGGTACTTGCACTGACCTGCATGTTCAGGATCACCATTAAAATGGCCGCAAGCCGGAAGGCTTTCAGGACCAGGGAGGTACGGCGGTTCGACCGTACCAGTTTTTCTTTATAAAAACTGTACATTCGTTGTTGGAGTTGGAGAGCGTTGCGGCCGTTCATTTTCGAGATTGCCCGGCGGCAGCGCTGTTCGTTAATAGTTAAAACTTTTAAGGGAGTCCAGCTTAAGCCAGGTTACCGGGTGGGACCGGTTCCCTGGCTTTTAACTAACTGATTCTTATCATTAGCAATTATTTCATTACGGTCACCCTCCTTTCTTCTACTTTGAAATGCACGGTTTTGGTAGCCTCGAGGGCACTCAGCACTTTGCTGATATTTTTGGAGCGGGAGATCCTGCCGTTAAGTTTTTCGGTGGGTAAAGGGCCATCGAAATGCACGTCGATGTCATACCAGCGCGCAAGCTCCCGCATCACCTGTTCAATAGGGGTATTGTCAAACCTGAAATATCCGTTTTTCCATGCCATGACCTGTTCAACGTTGACCCTGGTTAGTTTCAGGTTTCCTCCCTGCAATTGGGATTGATCTCCCGGAATGAGTTTTTGCGTCACCTTTATATCAGCAGCGCTTACGGTCACCAGGCCTTCCAGCAAAGTTGTCCGGACAACTTGCTCATTTGGGAAAGCATTGATATCAAAATGAGTCCCCAACACTTTTACTTCCTGTCCTTCGCTTTTAACAATAAAAGGATGGCGCTTATCCTTAGCCACTTCGAAATAGGCCTCTCCGGTCAGGATAACCGTCCTTTCGGGTTGCCCGCGGAAATGCGATGGGTAGGTCAGTGAGGACGAATTATTGAGCCAGACCCTGGTACCATCCGGCAAGTTAAGTTGCCATGTTCCACCTACGGGAGTGGTAATGGTATTCTCACCAGCCTGCCCCTTCGCTTCCGGCTCGGCACCATCATCATAAACGATTTGGCCGGCCCGGTTTTTTAGCACGCGCGTCCCCTGCTGAACGGCAACGCTGCCGTTTGCGGCATGGCTGAGATCGATCTTCTGTCCATTCGAGAGGGTCAGTACGGCCCGGTTGCCTCCCGGCGGGATATCGTGCGTAACATGCTGAACCACCAGGTCACGTTGATGAAAAACCACCTCGGGGATCAGCGAAACCATGATGACGGCGATGGCCGCGGCAGCGAGCAGGATGCCTGTCGGAAATTTTCTGCCGCCGTTCCCCGGTAATTTTTGGAATATTTCCTCCTGCATCGCGCGGATCCTTTCCTGCGGGATATCTACCGCATCTTCGCCCCGCTCCAGGTACCAGGCTTCCAGCATCGCTTTCTCCTTTTCAGTGGCCTTGCCGTTCAGGTATCGCTCAGCGCGGCTTTTGACTTCTTTTTTTTCCATATCCTTACCGGCATTATCCGGTTTTTAAGACAAGACAGTTGAGAAGCCCCGAACAGGAAGATTTATTTTTATTTTTTTTATGGGCAGGGAATTATCCTGTTCATCAGGAATAAATTGAGGCATAGGCAGCTTGAACAGCCAATTGCATTTCCCGGTAAAGCATAAAAATTGGGGTAAAGGATTTCCCGGATCAAGGATCTGGAGTTTGAATGAGGCGTATAGTACCCGAAAAATGGACCTTTAATCAAAGACCTACTTCTTCAAATCCAAAACCTGCGGATAATATAGTTTCCATCGCGCGTCATAAACAGGTTCATGGATATCGTAATCAAGATAAAAGTCATACTTAATTTCCTGCCTGAAAAAAAGATCTATTTCGTCTGCGGAGTAATTTTGCGCCCGTTCCATATAAAAACCGATGCACTGATGATAAGGATAGGTATAATTTAACTTTTTCAGGTAATCAGCCAATAAAGTGACGGATATATCTGCTTTGGCCCTTCTGAATATGTCCACCATTTCTTCCGGATCGGGCGCATAACCTGGCCGCACTACGCAATCGATCAGGGTCCGTTCAAGATCCGTTACCATAACGTTTTCACGATCTTTCAACGTAACTTCAGTAACCCCTAACTGATCCGTGAATTTTCCGCGAATTAAGAATACATCGATACCGTTAAATTCAGCCGGCGCGCCGGGTTCCCGCTGCGGCTTACTAAATGCAGTATCGATTGCGGACTGAACAAGTGTTCCTTTGGCGGCCTTTCCGGATGACGGAGATTGTTCCCGGTTAATAAAGATCCTGTTACCTGGCGGTACCATCGCCCAAACGTTTAATGCCGATTCATGCGATATAAACGTCCGGGGAACAATGTTTGCAATAATATAATTAGCAGAACTGCTGCATAAATAATATCCTCCAAACTCTTCTCCGGAAAAATCCAGGTGGTATTGATCAATAACAACTTCCAGCTCCAGCGCCTGCACAAACTTTTTCGTGGTCATTGCCGTTGGCAGGTTCCATTTTTTCCTGTTCTTTATAAAAATCTGATGTAATTGCTTTGCAGAAAAAATGCGCAATTGGCGTCTCCGGAGCGACTTTTTGATCTCCTCCAAAGCCTGCGATATCCGTGATGTATTAGCCATTCATTAAAAAAACAAGATCAGGTACACTCTTGCTTGTAAAATATATATATTTTACAAGCAAGAATGGCAAATGGTTTTATTTCTGCAAGAATATTCTTCTGAAATCTTAAAAAAAGATCTGGATAAGTGCATCCATTTTAGTACTGTCAGGAAATATATATATTTCCTGACAGTACTAAATTACACGTTTTTTTCGACATTTAAAAATGCTCAGATATTACCCATACATCCATGGCTTTGAAAACCAATTATACAACCCCAATATTTTTAAAATTGACTATATAATTAACTATATCTATATAATTGATTATTAAACAATTACAAACAATAAAAATAAACCTCTTTGTCACATTTTTTTGAAAATTTGTGACAAAATAAAAAGATAAACTGTCACATTTTTTTGAAATTATGTGACAATTAAATATTTAATTATCTTTGAATATTCGACAGATCATGACGGCCACGCATTCAACAATAGAGGATTACATCAAACGCTATAAACGCGGTGACCTTATCGTGCCCTCAGATTTTCGGGGAAAAGGCAGCGAAGCGGCCATACGAAAGGCCCTATCCCGCCTGGCCACAGACGGGACTATCCGGAGGATCGGGCATGGATTATATATCCTGCCCATCAAAGATCCGCTCTTCGGGGAGGTGCTCCCTTCAGCGGATGAAATTGCGCATGCCCTCGCTGACAAAGAAAAAATAAAGATAAAGCCTGCGGGTGCGCAGGCCATGCACAAACTGGGACTGACGACCCAGGTACCCACGAAGCTGGTTTATTTAACGGACGGCAACAGCAGGACCATCAAAATTAACCGGACTATCATCCGCTTCAAGGCAACAACACCCAAAAAAATGGCGCTGAAGGGCGAATTAAGCAGCCTGATCATCCTTGCCCTGGAAGAACTGGGTACAAATGACCTTGACGCTCAAATACAAAACAGAATACGTGAACTGATCCGCAAAGAAAATCCGGTCGTGTTTAAACAAGACCTGAAACTTGCTTCGGCATCTGTACATGACTACTTACTAAAAATTATTAATGATGACCGGATGGCTTAAACTAACGGAAGAGCAGCGCCGCACCACTTTAACGCAGGCGGAAAACAACAGCAGCATTATCGCCAAGGCCCTGGAAAAAGACTGGTGGGTTACGCTGACTTTAAAAGCCCTATTTCAAACGCCGTATGCCAATGAAATCGTATTTAAGGGCGGCACCTCGCTGAGCAAATGCTGGAAATTAATTGACCGGTTTTCCGAAGATATTGACATTGCACTATCTCCCGGCCTATTTGGAATGGAGTACCAGGATACGCCAAGCAAAAATTATTTAAACCGCCTGAAAAGGGCCGGCTGTTCGTTCACCTCAAACCAGCTTAAAGAGGCCCTGAACGAACAGTTCATTGCCCTCGGCGTTCCGGAGGGAACACTGACGATTACGGCAGGTGAAATTGCCCCCGGAATGCCGGATAAAGATCCGCAGGAATTATTTGTCGCCTATCCATCTCTTTACGGGGAGAATAAGTATCTACCCGACGTAGTTAAAATCGAAGCCGGTGTCCGCTCTAAGCTGGAACCCTATACAGTAATGCCGGTCAGATCATTGCTTGACGAATACTTTTCGAACGCCGCCTATGCGGAAGAACCTTTCAAGGTGCAGGCCGTCGAACCCCGAAAAACCTTTCTGGAAAAAGCCTTCCTGCTCCATGAGCTGTTCAACCGCGGTGAAGCCGCAGTGATCAAAACGGAACGTACATCGCGTCATTTTCACGACCTGGCCGTTATGATGAACAAAGATGCGGGTAAGGATGCTTTAGCCGATAAAGAATTATATGCAGCGATCATCCTTCACCGCCGGAACTACACGAAGATGCAGGGTGTTGATTATGACCTGCTGCAGCCTGAGCATATCAATTTTTATCCTCCTACGGAGGCGCTTATCACTGCCCTCCAGGCCGACTACCGCGATATGCTTGAAAACATGATCTACGGCACTACCGCTCCCGGGGAAAAGGAACTCTTTGAAATGATGAACAATTTAATACAACTGTTCCGTGAATCAGCCACCCCGCCAGCAGGCGAAGCCAAGGACGGCCATCCTAACATTATTTTATAATTTCGCACCATGTCAGAACGATTAGCGGCCCATTTCGAAAACCGCACCTATTATTTCACGCTCGAATCGCAAAAGGAAAATGAAGTTAAGATCAATATGTATGGTACTCTTTATACCTTCCTGAAATCCGGCGACAGGTGGATGAACAACCAGTCCAATGCTATGGAAATGAGAGAAGGCCTGGTTGGGGCGGTCATGTTGGCTCTGGGAATAGTTTAATCCGCAAAGGGCGCTTTAAAACGGCAAATACCCAGTTCCATTTCCCGGGAGTGCCAGGAATGGCGTTTTTCTAACTTTCTCAGCTCTGCCGCCCCGATATTTTAGGAAATAGTTAAAAAACAAACAGTTATTTTACAATTAATTCATTCATTTTATTCATTCAATAAAGGTTTAATAATTTATATTTGTATATACTCCACAAGCATATTTAATACCCCTATAGGCCCTATGTCTACCTTAGCCCGTCCCCCGATGGGCTTTTGTATTTTTACAATTACAATTGCAAAAATATCGGGAAAAAATATATTTTTACTATAAGGTTATTTTAATAGGGGTATTAAATAACTCACATTAAAGCCACGCTTTGAAAAAGGCGTGGCTATTTTTTTTCGCCGGGCATGCCACTCAAACCCGCAACCGACAAAAATCAGCAACACCAACAGGTTGATACAACTTCAACATGTGCAGACTGCGTAAGCGCTTTCAAAAACGAAATAATTCCCAAGGAAAAAAACAAAGTAAACAAAGACGCACTGTGTTGCAGAGCGAAGGAGGGCAGCGAAAAGAGCGGCAGCAAGTCAGGCATTCGCTGATTCCGGGGCGGCCTTGTTGGAGGAACGGAAACGGGGCCGTTCCGGCGCGATTTTTCAGGCGGGTTCATATACCGATATAGCTGCCGGTAAATCGCCCAGCTGACTTTCGATCATTTCTTTGACCCGTTCCCAGTTCAAACCACCGTTTCCGCAACCAAGGGCAGGCAAAGCCAATGTCGCAACCGGGTTTGCGTTCAAATGCCCGACCAGTGCTTTCAGGCCGGATTCCACATACTCATATTGCGAAGGCTTGCGCCAGTCCGTTTTTGTCGGGAAATTGATGATACGTTTCTGGCCGTAAAAGAGGTTGAAATCGCTGACGATAAAAAGCTTTCCCGGCTGAACCTCGCCCGCAGCGCAGGCAGCCCGGTACAACTTGTAATTCAACGGAAAGGCCTCCCGGAAGGCAAGGGCTATGCCTTTGCCCATCACACCGACGCAATTCACGGTATTGACCAAAGCTTCGGCTTTATCGGCTAAAAGGTTTCCCTGTGTGTAAGTGATCATCTTTCGTTAGGCTGATTATCTGCCGGGATTGCATGTTCCGCTAATATCATTAATTTGACGTAAATATCCTCCCAATAGGCCTGCTGTCTGCGGTTATAATCTTTATGCGCAGAACCTCTCAACTGGTAATGGCGGTAATCATCGGCCTGCATGATGGCGAGGCGAAGGTCGGTCACCTCTATTTCCTTGCCGTTTTGATCAATAATAAACATGGCAAAAATGTTTAGGTAATTTTCAATGGCTGAGTGCGAAAGCCCTTCAGGTTATGAAAAAATCCACGGTCGAACAGTATTCCCTCGCGGAACATTTTCTTCAGGATTTCAGCGCCCTGATAAGCCAGTGAGGCATTGATATATAAGTCCTGTTCTTCGAGCGCGGAGGCTGTCGAGCAATTATGCCCTTTGTCTTTGGCCTCCCCGGCTTTGAGCAGGTCGGGAAACTCATCCGTGACCATCCGAAGCACCGGGCGTGTATCGAACTTTTTCGACTCCGGCTGTTTAATTTCACCTACTGTGGACAGGATCACCTGCCCCGAATCCCGGCTGTTGCCGAAGTCGAGCCAATATTTGGGGCAATCCCTCCGGAAACCGGATAATTTCCGGGATTGCGTGAGTATTTCGGCGATGCCGAACCTTGCGTCGACCGAATCAACGGTACTTATGGTTATAGTCGCCATCGCTAAGTGCGATGACTGCTTCAGTCCTTCGGGGCTATATTTCTCCGGCACGGCTTTCCAGTTGAGGCCGAATCCCCGGTTGATGCGGTTGATCAGTACGACCGATTTGTACAGTCCGACTTCGGCATCAGTGAATAGCATGCGCAGCCTGTTCTTCTTTTCGATAACGTCATCATCAAATAGGCGGACGTTCAAACCGGGGTGACCCAACTCGTTCAGCATAAAATTGAGCCTCATCAATGCACTGAGTACATGACTGCCCGTGCCCCCTGCACCGATCAAGTTGACGGAAACCGGGTTGGCGGGTTGTAACAATTCATTATCGACAATGTGGGCAACTATTTTTGGGGTGTTGGGTTTCTTTTTCATGCGAACATATCTGCTAAAGTTTTACCGGATTGGGTTAAATACATTTCGGGAAACGGGCTATCTTTTGTCACCTGCTCCTGCCAAAGCTGAACGATGTTTTTCCCGCATCGGCTGCCCCCCTCGATGGTATGGCTGGAGAATACGGAGGCATTGACCATGTATTTACGTGCGCTTTTGAGCAATGAATTGTGTTTAATATTATATAAAAATATCACTACAGGATAATCACTTGAAGTGGTCAATGTGTTACGGAATTGATGGTTACACTATTCCGAAATGAGGTGGTCAATGCCTCCGTATTCTCCACCCTTGTAGGAAAACAGGTTCAACAAAAAGCCTTCGGTGTAAGCAGGAAGGCTTTTTCGCTTTATAGATTTTGCATTCATTCTTCCTGATTTTTCATAATCCCAATTTCCCTGTAACTATTTTCGCGCGACTGAAGTCTTATAGCGATATGAAGCTTCTTTACTTTTTCTATTCAATCTTATTTACATTATTTTTATATAACACCACCTATGCGCAAACCTCCACCTGTAAAATTTCGGGAATAGTTTTGGATGATGCCAAAAAAACACTTGATGGCGCAACAGTCGTTTTGCTCATAGCAAAAGACTCCAACGTTGTAAGCACACAACTGGCTAAAGCTGATGGCAGTTTCACTTTTCAAAATTTGAAAGACAATACTTACATCATCAAAGCCACCTATATAGGCTATAAAAATTACCTGAGCAGCCCCGTGACTATAGGTCAGCAAAAAACAATTAGCCTGCCGGCGTTCACATTATCCGCAACCGGAAAAACATTAAACGAGGTAGCCGTAACGGGCAAAAAATCGTACGTGCAACAGAAAATAGACCGCACGGTAGTTAAAGTGGGCGCTTTGATATCCAACACCGGCGCTAACGCTTTAGAAGTACTATCAAAAACTCCGGGCGTGCAAATAGATGCCGACGGCAACATCACCTTCAAAGGAAAAAGCGGCGTAATGGTAATGATAGATGATAAACCCACCTATCTCTCGGCGGCTAACCTGGCAACTTATCTACGTTCCCTTCCATCTTCGGCCTTAGATCAGATAGAACTGATGGATAACCCTCCAGCTAAATATGATGCAGCCGGCAACGCGGGTGTAATCAATATAAAAACCAAAAAGAACACCACCCGTGGCTTTAACGCCGTAGCAACCGCCAGTTGGGGCCGTGGCGTTTACGGCCGTACCGACGAAAGCATCAACCTCAACTACCGGATAGATAAGGTTAACTTTTTTGCCAACCTGGCCTATAACAATCAAAAAACTTACCGCAGGCTTGAAATTGACCGCATCTTTTTTGATGACAACGGCAATCAAACTTCTTCATTAAAAGATATCTCCTATTTCAGGCCGTCAAGCAACAACACCAACATTAAGGCAGGCATGGATTATTTCCTGTCGCCCAAAACAACCTGGGGCGTGGTATTTACCGGCACCCTATCCCACGATCATGACAGCAGCCCAGTAAACAGTTTGCTATACGGCCAGGGCGGCGGACTGGATTCGACCATCCAAACACTCAATACATCTACCAATAAATTTACCAGCAAGGGCGTTAACTTAAACTTCACCCACAAGTTTGACAGCACCGGCCGCGCGTTTACCTTCGATCTGGATTATATCCGTGATGTATCGGGCAGCAACCAGACTTTTGTAAATAACACTTTTTTGCCCGATGGCACCCTGACAAACTCGCAAACCATTACAGATGATTTGCCTTCTATTATCAATATTTATTCGGCCAAAGCCGATTATACCCATCCGCTTAAAGGCAAAGCTAAATTTGAGGCCGGGGTTAAAAGCAGCTATGTAAATACCGATAACGCGGCTAATTACTTTAATGTAATTGATAACGTAAGCACCGTTGATTATAACAACACCAACCGCTTTATTTACAAAGAGAACATTAATGCCGGTTATGTTAATTTCAACAAAGCTTTCGGCAGGTTTTCGATACAAACAGGTTTAAGGATGGAGAATACCAACGGCAACGGCCATCAACTGGGCAACGCACAAAGGCCCGATTCATCATTTGTAAAGCACTACACCAACCTGTTTCCAACGGCGTATCTATCCTACAATATTGATACGGCAGGGCATAATGTGCTGGTGGCATCGTACGGCCGCAGGATTGGCAGGCCCAGCTACGGCAACTTAAATCCCTTTACTTTTTTTGTAGATAAATTCACTTATTTTTCGGGCAACCCTTTCCTTAAGCCGCAATTTACTGATGATTATAAGCTGGCCTACAGCTTTAAAAGCCTGTTTACCATTGCCCTTGCCTATAACCGCACAACCGATGTACATAACGAAACGATACATAAAGATGGTAATGTATTTATCAGCACCACAGGCAACATAGGCGTTCAAAAAACACTCGATTTTTCGATAAGCAGCAACCTTCAACCCACCAAATGGTGGACAATTAATTTATATGCCGAAGTTTACAACAACAAATACCAGGGCGCATTTTATTCGGGATATCTTAACCAGTCGAAAACTACTTTCAGTGCCAACGGCAACAACCAGTTTACCATATCAAAAACCTGGAGCGCCGAAATAAGCGGGTTTTATAATACCAGTGGCGCTTACGGGCAGTTTGTATCCATCCCTACCGGTATGTTAAATGCAGCGGTGCAGAAAAAAGTACTGAATAATAAAGGTACTATTAAGCTGAGTGTACGGGATGTATTAAAATCATTTAGTCCGAGTGGTACCATCACCAATATTGCGGGAGCTACTGCCACTTATCATAACTTTTTAGATACGCAAGTTGGCACGCTGGCCTTCACCTATAGCTTTGGTAAACTGACCAATACTCCTGCAAAACGGAACACCGGCGGGGCGGAAAGTGAACAAGGCAGGGCGCATTGAGTTGAGCCTGACAAAACTGTTAAAAAGCCTTCCGGTAAACAGGGAGGCTTTTTTTGGTAACTAACTCTATAATATTATTCTTTAAAAATTGTAAATTTGATACATGGAGACTTTAGTTATAAATATTCCTGATAATAAAAGTGTTGTTGTTAAACAGATACTTAAAGAGTTAGGCGTAACTATTCAACAGGAATCTCATTCATCTGTATCTAATTACCGGGAAAGATTATCTCAGGTTTCTGAATGGAGCGAGGAAGATTTGAAGGTTTTTGATGAGACCAAAAAGGCATTTGAGAGTCCTTATTTCTAAGTCACTTTTGTAAATCTAAAAAGTTCTTTTTAAACTCTTCAAATAATATTTCACGATAGTTCCCTGTAGCAAAAGGAATTTCCGAATTTTTGTGATTTTTGGGATCTATTTCGATGATATATTCATCATCGAAATGATTTTTCATAAAGGCATCAAAATAGCTAAGTTTGGTTAATATAATGATAGTCTGATGCAAAAAAGGATTATAGGGAACATCAATTATGTGTGACATGCCTGGACCTCTATCCATGCTATCGAAACTAAAATAATTTGAATGTTTGTTACCAAAAGGGATATATTTCCCAAATGACGATGCTAAAAAATACACTTTAATTTCACCAG
The sequence above is a segment of the Mucilaginibacter celer genome. Coding sequences within it:
- a CDS encoding FecR family protein, with protein sequence MEKKEVKSRAERYLNGKATEKEKAMLEAWYLERGEDAVDIPQERIRAMQEEIFQKLPGNGGRKFPTGILLAAAAIAVIMVSLIPEVVFHQRDLVVQHVTHDIPPGGNRAVLTLSNGQKIDLSHAANGSVAVQQGTRVLKNRAGQIVYDDGAEPEAKGQAGENTITTPVGGTWQLNLPDGTRVWLNNSSSLTYPSHFRGQPERTVILTGEAYFEVAKDKRHPFIVKSEGQEVKVLGTHFDINAFPNEQVVRTTLLEGLVTVSAADIKVTQKLIPGDQSQLQGGNLKLTRVNVEQVMAWKNGYFRFDNTPIEQVMRELARWYDIDVHFDGPLPTEKLNGRISRSKNISKVLSALEATKTVHFKVEERRVTVMK
- a CDS encoding DUF6088 family protein; this translates as MTATHSTIEDYIKRYKRGDLIVPSDFRGKGSEAAIRKALSRLATDGTIRRIGHGLYILPIKDPLFGEVLPSADEIAHALADKEKIKIKPAGAQAMHKLGLTTQVPTKLVYLTDGNSRTIKINRTIIRFKATTPKKMALKGELSSLIILALEELGTNDLDAQIQNRIRELIRKENPVVFKQDLKLASASVHDYLLKIINDDRMA
- a CDS encoding nucleotidyl transferase AbiEii/AbiGii toxin family protein, which produces MMTGWLKLTEEQRRTTLTQAENNSSIIAKALEKDWWVTLTLKALFQTPYANEIVFKGGTSLSKCWKLIDRFSEDIDIALSPGLFGMEYQDTPSKNYLNRLKRAGCSFTSNQLKEALNEQFIALGVPEGTLTITAGEIAPGMPDKDPQELFVAYPSLYGENKYLPDVVKIEAGVRSKLEPYTVMPVRSLLDEYFSNAAYAEEPFKVQAVEPRKTFLEKAFLLHELFNRGEAAVIKTERTSRHFHDLAVMMNKDAGKDALADKELYAAIILHRRNYTKMQGVDYDLLQPEHINFYPPTEALITALQADYRDMLENMIYGTTAPGEKELFEMMNNLIQLFRESATPPAGEAKDGHPNIIL
- a CDS encoding macro domain-containing protein — protein: MITYTQGNLLADKAEALVNTVNCVGVMGKGIALAFREAFPLNYKLYRAACAAGEVQPGKLFIVSDFNLFYGQKRIINFPTKTDWRKPSQYEYVESGLKALVGHLNANPVATLALPALGCGNGGLNWERVKEMIESQLGDLPAAISVYEPA
- a CDS encoding PRTRC system ThiF family protein, whose translation is MKKKPNTPKIVAHIVDNELLQPANPVSVNLIGAGGTGSHVLSALMRLNFMLNELGHPGLNVRLFDDDVIEKKNRLRMLFTDAEVGLYKSVVLINRINRGFGLNWKAVPEKYSPEGLKQSSHLAMATITISTVDSVDARFGIAEILTQSRKLSGFRRDCPKYWLDFGNSRDSGQVILSTVGEIKQPESKKFDTRPVLRMVTDEFPDLLKAGEAKDKGHNCSTASALEEQDLYINASLAYQGAEILKKMFREGILFDRGFFHNLKGFRTQPLKIT
- a CDS encoding outer membrane beta-barrel protein encodes the protein MKLLYFFYSILFTLFLYNTTYAQTSTCKISGIVLDDAKKTLDGATVVLLIAKDSNVVSTQLAKADGSFTFQNLKDNTYIIKATYIGYKNYLSSPVTIGQQKTISLPAFTLSATGKTLNEVAVTGKKSYVQQKIDRTVVKVGALISNTGANALEVLSKTPGVQIDADGNITFKGKSGVMVMIDDKPTYLSAANLATYLRSLPSSALDQIELMDNPPAKYDAAGNAGVINIKTKKNTTRGFNAVATASWGRGVYGRTDESINLNYRIDKVNFFANLAYNNQKTYRRLEIDRIFFDDNGNQTSSLKDISYFRPSSNNTNIKAGMDYFLSPKTTWGVVFTGTLSHDHDSSPVNSLLYGQGGGLDSTIQTLNTSTNKFTSKGVNLNFTHKFDSTGRAFTFDLDYIRDVSGSNQTFVNNTFLPDGTLTNSQTITDDLPSIINIYSAKADYTHPLKGKAKFEAGVKSSYVNTDNAANYFNVIDNVSTVDYNNTNRFIYKENINAGYVNFNKAFGRFSIQTGLRMENTNGNGHQLGNAQRPDSSFVKHYTNLFPTAYLSYNIDTAGHNVLVASYGRRIGRPSYGNLNPFTFFVDKFTYFSGNPFLKPQFTDDYKLAYSFKSLFTIALAYNRTTDVHNETIHKDGNVFISTTGNIGVQKTLDFSISSNLQPTKWWTINLYAEVYNNKYQGAFYSGYLNQSKTTFSANGNNQFTISKTWSAEISGFYNTSGAYGQFVSIPTGMLNAAVQKKVLNNKGTIKLSVRDVLKSFSPSGTITNIAGATATYHNFLDTQVGTLAFTYSFGKLTNTPAKRNTGGAESEQGRAH